The genomic interval ttgattaagacaagaattaatctcggagttgcatcatagaaagtaagggttcgtaacgctacaccttcttggtcagttgggagcccacgtgtcattgtaaacgaaatttcatactttaattatttttattactatatgaataaatttattttattcttacgctacaaaagttattttaggaagactttgaaaatattgtgttttaagaaaatataatattttatttaatatttttattatattcaaatagttataattttactttaaacgaatgttttagacttaaaaatttaatttaaatcatgaaatatgtgtttccacttacatattacatttttacgaatttcaaaattttcgaaaaagaaaaaaaaatgaatgattaaaatctccctgtgagacaaaaataaattttcattatttttggaTGAGAGAATGGTCCATATTGTTTCAAAACACGATTTTAGTTATTGTCGATCACAAGGGAGGTAAGAAAACTGAtacaaaagccttgcgaggtttcgatcagCATTCAGGGTAAAGAATGTCTGACGAGACttcgcggtggttgtcacggaTTCGATGGAAGTTTCAGGTCGTGACACTATACATGAGATCATGTACCaatcaataagtcaaatactTTAatgtcattaaaaataataggttggtttaattaaatttattagacacacacacacacacacacacacacatatatatatatatatatatatatatatatatatatatatatatatatatattaccaAAGATTCCTTTCCCAAGGTCATGATTCTACCTCATCCATTTTAATGTTGTGCTTGGATTGCCTCTCCAACCTTTAATTCCTTGTGGTTTCCAGCAATTTCCGAGGCATCCCTTTGGTTGTTGATGGTGTTAGTGTTTAACTCTTTTGGCCTTTCCTCTTCATCGTCCTTGTTGGTTTCTCCATTTTTCAGCTCATGTTCATTATTGGAGATGCTAGCATTGCTCTGGAGGAGGATCTTTGCAGTCCAATTGCTCAATTGCTCAGTGGATGCCTCATCTGAAGACAAGTGAATCAATTAATGTAAGATTACATGAAATTTCAACTAGTTGCATTGCTTACTTATCTTTTGTACAAGTTCTACCGCTACATTCTATCTTAATTagtatgtttatttattgGGGTATTAATGTACATCTTTGGCTATTGATCATTTTCAATATATTACTTTTATCCATtcaacttttattttgttaatttaagCCACCCAATTCTCAATTTGGTGAGAAAAGCCATGGTCCCTAAAGAATATTCCACaatatttaatcaattatatGTCACAACAATTTAAATACAGCCACACCCACATGTATTGTTTGTTTAAGACAATAAGTCCAAAACGACCAAGTTTTTGTCTCATACTTCTTAGAATGACAGGAACAACAAGGTGAGAAATCACGAGAATAAAAATCCCAATCTATAATCTATATCTATAATTTGTAATAACTATGCTTAAAAGAAACCTCAATGGGCTCATTGATCGACACTTGGCGAGTCTCTTGCCTTGACACTTGGCTCTCTCACAGCTATAGGCTTTTGGGCTTAATTGAGGGTTTTTTATTCGACCAAAGTATTGCTCTGTGACTCTCTTTTTCCTATCTTCGTCTTCGATGGACTctaaatttttctcttttaatatGGGGCATCAAGGCTCTTGACTTGACACTTGGTTAGATTTTGAGGCGTGGGCTTTAGGTTTATGGGATGTGGATCTGAAGTCTGATGGGTTTAAGTGTAAGTGGTTTTCAGCTTAACACATGATTGGGCTTATCGGTGTGAACTTGAGGTTTGATAAGATTAGGGTTTCAGTTGGGTTTTTGCGGTGTGGGTTCGAGGTTTGATGAGGTTGGATttatattagatttttttagatttttcattttagggGAACGTGGTTTGTTGAATTTGTCAAAAGTCACATGCTTTTagattcttcttcattttccgtctctctcttttctcttctactgtattattttatcatctaGCTGTTTATAGgtgtatttttatataaaaacaCTATCACAAACACCACCATGATAATTATGGTAACAGTATATTTTATACATGTCAATGTAcaccaataattaaatataataatataattattattatatatatatttcacaaaatattctcaaactcaattataaaaaaaaaggcaacAAGTAGCATTATTGGCTTACCTAGTCTTGGGACAGTATGGCCTTGAGGGTGCCTAATGATGAGAGGATTGTCAAAGGCGGTGGCCAGCTCCTCCGAAGGCAACTTTAACCAGTCCTTAGCTCCTACGAAGTGCACAGATTTGACCTTGATTGTGTCTTTGTAGGCGACCTCGCATATGCTTGGCTCTCTGAATTTTGATCCGGatattgaaacaaaaaattggaAGGGTGGATGCTCCTTCAACACCTTCCCCTGCATGCGTTGCCATACCTTTAGAATATCACCCAAAATGCAGAGAGAAGAAGACCTGCCTCCTAACTCAGATGCATCAATACTTGCAACTTATATTACCTGTGCCTGGTAGCCTAACAGAAGAGCACAAAGAGTTGCACCCTACAGCAAGAACAAGGGGCAATAAGAAGAGAAAACAATCTGGAAGAAACTTGTTGTGGGAACAAGTGGTGATGCATTAAAATAAAACGTACTTGTGAGAAGCCAAGCAATCCATGAAAAGGTCCTTTGGTGGTGATGTATTCACACAAGTGAGAGACGCATTCCTCCAGGTTTGTGTACTCCGTGAAATCCTTGTTGAACTGGAACCACTCAAAGTACGGAGGAGGGAATATGCCTTCGATGTCAGATTTGCCTCCAGCTGGAAatagtccatcaggaaaatcctgtatatacatgtattgcagttttgtttattattatgattttcCAGTCTGCTAGATTTTGAACACTCTTCATTTTATTGCACTATGTTGAATATTACTACTTGAGTACCCTATTTAATTaggaaaattatattattttatacactGATCAGGGTCAAATAGTTGGTGTATTAATTAGTATGAAATATTAAGCAAACATACCATGTCAAAGTGACAGAAAACAGAAGGATCCCACTTGCTGATTTGCTTGTGCAGGAAACTCCCACTGGTTCTAAACCCATGAAGGCATAATATCttcatcttttgtttttgggcTTCCTCCATTTCCGCTCCCCTTTGTCTACGTTGATGACAATGAAGGTGTAGGGGGTCCTTTTATGACGGAAAAAGAAAGGTTGTTTCCTCATACCTAACCCAGTTCCCCGGTTAGGTGTGCTTGGTTGGTGCTGCACGGGCTTACCAAATAATATTCAGGGCTCAGCTGCCTGCCTACACCTATacttcaatttataaaatcgaTTGTCCAGTTTTAACATGAGAAACATAACCAtgtgccaaaaaaaaaaaagattttcatTATTGCTTGGTAAGAGAAAAGCAAAAGGTAGCcttttttctattcttattcACATAACcaaatcatttcaaaattgataagaTTAGAAAAGAGAATGAAATGTGTGAATTAAGTCTtacaaatttataaaattttccaTCCTCTCTtagattttatctttttatttccaCTTACAAAAGGGGTCATGGAAAAATAatgtaattttcattttctttccttgtattttttttctactaTACCATGAAAAAGATAACaaaaatacatattttttcTACCCACTTTTCCACCTATTCTACCAAGCACATCAACGGAAAGAAAAAAGCATGTTTTCTCTCTTCCCACATTTCCCCTCTCCCAATCTTTACCCTACAAGAATATAGAGGGAAAGCATGTGATGGAAGTGATCATTCATCACTAAAACTTAGGTCACCAGTGCTGTCAAGTTACAACAATAACTTCTAAACTCAGGCACTGCAAAACAGTAAAAGGAACATTTTGAAGCAAAACAATGGAAGCTATAAATTCCCTCAATTTCATTTGTGTTTCCGCAGATCTAACCCTCCTGTCTGTACCCTTTGCAAAATAAGCCATACACAGGTTGCCTCAGAAAGCCTGTAAGAGATAGGACAGTGTAAATAGAAAACTATATCAAAAATATGTCTTTGGAACAAGTGACAGAAAATGACAGCTTTTAATACTTGAAGTTTCATTCTTTAATCTCCGTTAGTGCCCCTACAATCTCCATATCTAAACAGGATACACTTATTTGGGGCCAACAATCACAAATTGGTTGGacatgtaattaaataatttttaacatcTTTTCTGTTAACACAAGAACTTCCAATAAGTAGCTTCAAAAGTTTCTCCACAGCTAACAATGTGGGAAAATAAAGCTTAACAATTACAAATGGTATCCAAATGTTGCTTAGTTTTAGCATGGAAAAAGAAGACTAAGGGAGGGCAGCTTATATTTGTTGTGTTGGGCATGCACTTAAATTTAATGTGCAGCCAAGGAACCTAGGAGAATAGAAGATACCTTCTCCAGGGAAAACCTTAGGAACGAAATATGAGAGGGTAGGTACAGCAGAATCCACTGCTCCAGCACTgcataagaaaaaaaacacatcTGAATAGATGGTTGGAAACATGAATTGCTGCTAGTTGCCTGTTGCCACAGAGATTTAAAATCTATACCATTTTTTACCagaatttaaaaaacataataaGATACTAGTTAGGTCCAGAAACTCATGTACACAGATTCAAAGCATGACATATATAAAGAGTGCTAAAAAAACCATCAAGCGCTCATTCATTGACCTAACAGTCCAAATCAACATGTAAGAGGAATGATGAGGGTTTACCACAGAAAGCAATGGTCCCTGTTTAAACTTGTCATGAAAGGAAAACGCAATTGGCTTTGGATTGCTGCCAGGCCCTCTGATAAAACCACTGAATTCATATTACAgaaacaaatatataaattagcTGTTACATATATTCAGAACACCCCCACCCacccacccccccccccccaaaaaaaaaaaaaaaaaatggaggaGATAATGATCTCATTTAGATCATTTGACTTGGCATTCAATGACTATGGAGTGCTCCATGAAAGCTGTATGCAGTAACATTTTTTGTAACCAAAATGTCAAGCATCTGGTAAGATAAGCAGAAGCTCACATTAGTGATGCAGAAATCAAGGGATTCCTCCTTGTGTCATATAATGCAATGAGACCTTTGTAAATGTCATCCCCTCCTTTATACGATACTGCTAATCGCTCTCCAGAAGCATCCCAGGCTATCTTCTCAATTCCCTGACTGCATGACAAAATATTTGAGATCAATTTAACTAGGCAGAAGAATATTCTATGCATGAAATCATATGAAATAATAAACTTAAGCTTGAGAAAAGCTATAGACCCTGATGAAGAGAAGTCCGTAAACATCTGCACAGATATTTAGAAGACTTGTCGAGGCTAGTAATAATTCGAAAGGCTCAATTTGGACAATCACGAGAATAGAAGTTGGGAGCTTTGATAGCCAATTAGCAATTGGTACTGACTCTTAATATACGTATCTTTAAGTAAAATGGATTgcagaatttatttttatctatcAATGATTTAATGAGGTAGgggtattttaattaatttatagtaTATCGTTTGGCAAAGGTGAGATGATGGTGTTTAAGtcttgttttcatttttctttttattattatgacACCCTTGTTTGATGTCCAACAGTTGGTTTCTGTTTGGAGTCCATCTTTATTGAACCTAGAACAGATGCTTCATGTgatttgatgaaaaaattacATCTTACCTCAAAGTGGttagaacataattttattttcatgtgGTTTCCGAAGTGGCAAACATAAGACCATGTGGTTTAAATAGATAATCAAAAGAATTCTGCTATTTAATCTTTAACAAAGTGGCTGAACTGCCCCCATCTAcatattttaacattttaaattctttaacattttttttcttataaaaggTGAAATAGTTGTATGAAAATCTGAAATCCAACTTGATGGTTATCTACATAATTTTTCCACATTTTTCGAAGGCTGACTATAAGGATAGTTTAGTCATTCTTATTTCTAGGAAAATGAGATCTGAAAGAAAAACCCTCTgtaagtaaagaaagaaacctCACAAGGTTAGTTCCACTATTTTTAAACCACAAGGAACTAAAATGGGTAAAACATACCTAGTAATTTTCCCTTAATTCTGAGAGTTGAGAGAACTATTTTTATAGACATTTCTTAGCTACTATGCTATTAGATGTGAAGCTATATTTCTAAGTTAACCTAGACAACTGCCCACTTTACTTGTACAACTTGCATAACAAACTTTCCAAACTTGATGCTCTTCATCCAACCTTAATCCCCATCCTACACATTTTTTCCCTCAAATGATCCCAGATTAGCCTCCAAACCTTTTTCAATTGTTCTAGCTTGGGTTAATTACACATTTGgtataattactttttttccctctttcaCCTTCCACcacatcaaaaaaaaaatcacttacTAAtctgaaaaaattaatttacttCCTCCGCTACAAAAATGCCTTTCTCTGAGACTAAATTCCCTTCAGTGAAAACCCATTTTCTCATGTACATATATAGAAGATAAGATAGGCACATGTACAAGCAAACTTAAAATCTCATTCTTGAGAGCAGTCAAAAACCCCAAATCTCTAATATAATGAGCAGCAACCCTAAGgcttgataaaaaaaaaagagggaaacAAACCCATAAGGtaaacctaaaatctcaacaAACAGCTCCAAAACTTTCAATTTTGCTAGCAATCTTTTATCCCTTTGGATGCTCTCACATACTATAAGCAACCTAACCCCATCAGGAGTTTAGGACTTGTTCAGAACCTTCTCAAGTCTTAAACCTAAGGGTCATATTTAGATATAATTATCTCACACTCCCCGCAACTCATGAAACTTGAATTGGAGGCACATTGAAGCAGCAATTGCAAATTCCCAAGAGGTGGTGAGAGTTAGTAAATGTTGATTGTTGGGTTaaaacaaatgcaaagagAATAGAAGATCACTGAAATTATATGTTATTTGCATTTTAAGgatctttaattttaaatttttatttcttaacaaGATGATGACATGTGGTTCACTGATAGTATAGGATATATACACAAACagtgcatcaaatataaatttatttaacaatTACCTTACACTCTTCCGTCTTTCCTCTCTCACCAAACAAGATAACTAGGAAAATTATCCTTATCCTGTCATTAAGCTAACAAACTAAGACATAAAATCATCTCCACTCAACTCTCTTTATCTTCCTAGATCACCTTCTCCCTCCATCTAAGCTCTCAAAGGCATGCAAAGGCATTAAAATATCCATCTGCTATGCTATTATCCCAATGCAATACCACCCAAGTTGACTCTGAAAGTCAACAACCAGAAGATACCCGACATGTATCCAAAATTATCCGAGCACAAAACAACTCAGAcctgaaaaatacaaaaaaccCAAAACGACTAGAAACCTGTAACTACCTAATGCCATAACCGGAAATGACCCCAATTGTAACTTAATGACCTTTTACAAAAtgcaaaatgatcaaattatgAAGTTATTTTTCCcccttaattaaaattaatataaactTGTTTGAGTAGGAAGAGACCACAAActagaagaaagaaagggaggctttttgtcatttcaagaagggaaaaaaaaagaaaaagaaagaaagaaagcacaTAAGCTGGCTGAGTTGGCAgccattctttttcattttggttCTCATTCAACCTGCCTCTTTCCATTTGGTTTTGAGttgtttttctaattaaagGGTTTTACacttttatgttttgaatatGGATAAACATATCTACTACTAATCATGAGCTGAgatataaattaaaagtagATTAATATTATTGAATCAATTAGCTTATAACTTTTAAATATATGATTTCTTATTGTTTATAGTAAATATTAAGATTAGGCCCATTAAATTATAACCAATTATACTTATtaactttaataaaaaaaatataaattcctTATATATGAAACTAATAGTCAAGTGTTAAAATAGAGTCAAAACAACTTAATAAATGCCCCAATGGCAAATGTTAAGATTATACCAACATTGCATCAATAATCAATTAGTTTTAAATATCATCACTTTGTATAATTTGTAAGTAttaacattaagtcaattaatTGACTAATTTAACTCATATCACTTGTTTTCAATAATGTGGTACTCTTTTTAACAATGTCTATTGTTCAACATTCCAGCTGAattatacattaaaaaaattctaacaGGAAACTTTCAATCAAACTAATACatctaaaaaaacaaataaaaccaAGACAAGTCATTTTTAGGACTCCACTACAATCTCGATACCAAGTTAGATCAGCCTTGAATCAAACATTTTAACTATCATTATTTGCTCTAATTCTTAAGCATAAAGATTAGACCAATTAATTAGTTAGTCTTGTTgagttatttttaataaatagttttgtttttaataatattcatTATTTAATGTTCCAATGGAATTTTTACAATTGGATTACAcatctaaaatttttaaaaccaaaacaatTAACATTATGGATTAATTATGCACTTGGTAGCTGAACTATAATCAAATGttcaatttaatatttaaagttTAAAGATGTACATTTAGGTAAtatgaatttgttttcattaaCCATATTACACATCCCACTAACTCCTTTAAGCCTATGTATGATGTGTCTCATAAAGCCAATAAACGTGCCAAGTGTCCATATAATGCCATGTTCTTAGTGAAAATTTCCCTCTCTTTAACCCATGGCATGGTAATGGACCCCACTGATAATGTGGCAAAATGGCATGGCATTGTATGAACACTGGCGTGATTTATTGGCTATTTGGGACACACCAAACTTTGGCTTAATAGAGACAGTGGAGATGTCTAATATGGTTAACAGAAGCAAGATTCAAGTACCTAATTgtgcatttttaaactttacgTACCAAAGTGAATATTTAACTATAGTTCAAGTACCAAATGCATAATTATTAACTagcaaaatatttattattctaTATAATTATAGAAAAAAGCAGACTtcttattatcattatttactTTCAGCTAACTCCAgactttttatttcttctttttggtttttttcattttggtgGTTAAGTTGGAGGATTCATACTCAAGACCTCTATTTGCAAGTTGGATGTGGCTACAATCAAGCTGTTACCTTGACCTAAGCAGgagttattttaataataatatttccaCAAAgtattttacaaattaaaaataacagGAACTAGAAAGTAACTTCCAATACCTGCCTGTCAAAGATATTATCTCTGGCAAATCAACCGGTAATAAGTGGGCATCTGAAGAGAGTCATCAAGGAGAAGAAATTAAACTCTGCCACTTGCACTATAAAGCTTCAATCTACAACTAAAACAATAACATCCACAGAAACTGGtttcaaatattaaatatcAAAGCATGAACTTTATAAAAAACCAAGTTGGTAAGCATGCTCAAATACTTTGCTTTAAAAGCACGTCCAGCCAATCTCCCTTGTATTATTTGTCTCTGACATCTAGGTCAACATGGTATAATGAGCTCTCAACAATTGTGGAAAGTGTTTTTCActaaaatttctaaaaccaTAAGAATGGCAATTGTAGGCGTCATTGgcattttaaagtttttatgGTTTACCCACTCGTCTCAATTAAAAGGATGGCTTaaataagagagagagagagagagagagagagagatctGATCGGTGGAGAGAAGATATATTACTGAAATGTTAGATatttattgataatttttgAAGAAACACACATAAAGATGGAACTTATTGGTGATCTTAAGGTGCTTAGCAACATGTCCGGTCTTAAATTTTAGACAAAATGATCAACTTcctaaaatgaaattatgtcCAGTAAAAAGCAAACAACATTAAAAGTAAAGTAGAGTTTTACCTTGAAAGAAAAGCaaagttaaaagaaagaaataaagaatttgaaaatagaaagatCCAATCTTGCCTGAAGCAAATGATAGAATACCACagaagtaagaaaaaattaaacagAAATGCAATGTCAAAGTATGCTGCTGAGAAGGCCAACTAAACGAGCGTGTGCAGTTCCTCTACCCACCACAGGGAAGGCACAACACCAAGTGCAAACAAAGAGGGTGGGAGAAAAGGgaaacttttttcttatttctactttccaaaaagaaattatcTGTCGAATGTAAACTACAATCCTCAATATCACCAATACAAGACCAAAATTTGAAAGCTCATTAACACCATGTTTGGGAACCATGAGGAGAAGGGAAGGAGAGGAAAGGGAGGGGCAAGGAGAGGGTACAGTTCCACTTGTTTGGATACcataaaaaaagaagggaaaggGGAGGGAGGGGTAAATTACCAACCTTGTTTGGTTcatgagagaaagagaagggaaTGACAACTTATTATGTcatattactattttattcttataacttcaaaaaaaaaaataataataataataaggtaattttgtctttgcagtaaaaaattttaatgaaaaaggagaaaataaaaaacgaatgtaacaaattcttttcttttttactttttttgtgGATAGcaaattctcttaaaaacgagaaaataaaagaagagaaaagaaaatgaaggaaaagaaagaaagaatagaaCATGAACCaaaaatgatataaataaaatggtagCAACTTTGTAATCACAGTATtaacaacaataaaaaatggtaaaagaaaaaaaactcaGAAACAGGGGGAAACcccaaaaatagaaaaactcaaaaacTAAAGCccaaaagaaataacaatCCTCGTCAATATTTATACTTcgattttctctttgttccacATAATTACATGCAAGTTTCCTATTCCACCGCAAAGCTTATATTGATGGATGGCAGCAATTCTTTACATATAGCTTACATACCCAATGAAGGAGGCTTTGATGCAAAGTGTATAGAACCCAACGTTGAGGACCTAGAGAAAGCAAGCAGGACCATACGACCATCAGGATCCCAGGTTGCACCCTGACAACAACACACAATTGATCACTTAACAAGCAAATTCTAATGTCATATCAGTCATATCCAACAGAATCCTgtttatgataaaattataagaacCACAAGCTGACAAACTATAATGCATCAATAACTATAACAATATAGGACTTTATCCCCTTCGAGGTAATAAAAAGAGAGGTCAAATATTAGTAAAAAAGTATATTAGTTTTTCCAAAACAATGCCATGAAAATATAACCCTTTCATACTCCAATATACTAGCAACCAAGCATGCAATGCAAATGGTAAAATGGCATACTGTTATATTTACCGATCACTCCGCTCCATCTAAAATTTTGTCAACTATCTTCAAGAGTGAATTAGATAAGTTAAAGGGCAAATTGAATTGCTTTGACTAGTTAGAAGgattaaaacatgaaaatgacAACAAGGGGAGCTAGATGAGTAACATGTATTGCCAATGAGCAATGATAGTATCCCATCTGAATTAATTATTACAACTACTAGAGGGAACTTTTACATAAGATTCACATGGAACATATAACATTTTCATAGAAAGAGGtttttgaattatataaagGTAGCAATTCTTTTAATGAAACATAATATGATCCGAAATAAATTGAATGGATTATATGACCAGCTTCACTTCTACACCACTAATGTTAAAAGCAAGCTAAGTCAATTATGCACCATTCAATGCCATTTGCAAGCATAGTTTAGACATTTTTATACTCAAAGTTATCACGAAGAAGTATACCCATAAGGAAAATTCTGAAGGAAAGATGAACTCATAACATACTTACCAACCTGAACATACGGTTTTTAATTCCAAACTACATAGCTTAAGTTTGAAGAACAAAAGGTGGAAACTGAATACCTTTTTGGAAAATTACCATAAAACTCAGAatccaagagaaaattgaaacagataataaaatgaaaaaagtgTAATAATGATTCAAGCAGCTATTAGACAACATCTCTATGTCTAGCGAACTGTAACCTTTAATAAACAATGTTCaatgatttaaaaatgatatcaCTTACCGTGACAAAACCGCTGGATGAAGACCACGGTTCAGATGTCCATGTGTTTGTCTCCCAGAGGTAAAAGGTTCCATCACTGCAACAGGACAGAGACTTTAGCCTAGATGTTTGGTTAAAATTAGACATAAAACATCGCAAAGTTTATGTCCATACAATTTTCCAGCAAAAAAGTAATCTCCAGTCGGAGACCATTTAAGCACTGATGTTCCCCCTAATCCCCGTCGGATGGGTGTCCCAATACCTGGAAATTACAAGAAATATCATTACTCCAAAATAAAGACTAAAATCTCCAAAGAAATAATGCCTACATgaacataaatatttaagatgACAATAGAAACTATATCCAGGCAAACTGCTTATACTATGATGATCATTTAGGTTTGTCAAGGAAGAAATTGCAAAAGGTATCCATTAACAGCACTTCACATCATCTTCAAATCTAACAGCACGTAAATAGTCCAAGGTCCTCTAGATGCCCTGCATCAGTATATATTTCATGTTGTAATTTCCAACCATCTTGCACATTCTGTTGCTCATAAGACTGAATTGACGAGAATGAACAATGATGAGTCTTGGAGGAATTAGTAATTATACTCTTGTTAAAAAACTAACTACGTAAAGGTTCCAGAAGCAAAAGAGTACAAAGTGGATATATCTTGATTATAAAAAAGTATGTTCAAACAACAAGTTGAGTGCACAATGATTTAGGACAGCTGGGTGCTTAGGGTTTTATGGAAGCTTCTTGAATTATtaagaaaagagaggaaattgaaTGAAGAAGTCCTAAAGTTCTGTAGGAGTCAGACCAaaggttttttgtttttgttcttttgtccAATGCTTGGGCTACACAAGAAGGTGTAACTCCCCATTCTATAAATTGCCAATAAGTTTATCATACCTAAGGTTGAGTGCATCATCACAATCAAATGCACCAGAAATTCTTTG from Theobroma cacao cultivar B97-61/B2 chromosome 5, Criollo_cocoa_genome_V2, whole genome shotgun sequence carries:
- the LOC18598698 gene encoding dihydrofolate reductase produces the protein MEEAQKQKMKILCLHGFRTSGSFLHKQISKWDPSVFCHFDMDFPDGLFPAGGKSDIEGIFPPPYFEWFQFNKDFTEYTNLEECVSHLCEYITTKGPFHGLLGFSQGATLCALLLGYQAQGKVLKEHPPFQFFVSISGSKFREPSICEVAYKDTIKVKSVHFVGAKDWLKLPSEELATAFDNPLIIRHPQGHTVPRLDEASTEQLSNWTAKILLQSNASISNNEHELKNGETNKDDEEERPKELNTNTINNQRDASEIAGNHKELKVGEAIQAQH